In a genomic window of Henningerozyma blattae CBS 6284 chromosome 9, complete genome:
- the MIS1 gene encoding trifunctional formate-tetrahydrofolate ligase/methenyltetrahydrofolate cyclohydrolase/methylenetetrahydrofolate dehydrogenase MIS1 (similar to Saccharomyces cerevisiae MIS1 (YBR084W); ancestral locus Anc_3.311), with translation MLSRNHLKLNYSSSINLSAKSFLWKRQYKILSGKLLAKSIVNELNEEVKKFKSIRQDFLPKLQIFQVGSREDSTSYIKMKLKIAKECGIDCSVKKMPSTISEMELIREIKKANNNVNIHGILVQLPLPSHFSESSISNSISPMKDIDGLNSYNIGELAKRDGQPWFTPCTPKGCIELLKSANITLEGKDIVVIGRSNIVGNPMANLLKNHNATVTVCHLQTKDLKKHTKRADIIISAAGCAHLIQKGHIKKDAIVIDVGINFIYNKQNPLKKKLVGDTDFEKVKNKTSYITPVPGGVGPMTICMLAKNVIEACKLKFQIEETKPKITPLKLELKCPLDEDIEISRQQEPKEIISLAEELGIKNNELEIHGNYMAKVSSSITDRLKYRSNGHYVLVCGITPTQFGEGKSTTAIGLGQAFTSHLGIPSIVNIRQSSMGPTFGMKGGAAGGGYSQVIPMDLFNLHLTGDIHAITAANNLLAAAIDTRIFHETRITDDLKLYLKLVPEHNDKRYFKSFMLRRLQRLGVKKTDPNFLNDEEIRAFSRLNIDPNTITINRTVDANDRMLRGITIGESPTEKGLTRETRFDITAASELMAIVTLSNDLHDMKNRISNMVIGFNFNNKPITVDDLGLTGSLTAILKNSLKPTLMQTLEGTPAMVHTGPFANISIGSSSVIADKIGLKLVGRDEKLYPNKPLGYVITEAGFDFSMGGERFLDVKCRSSELTPDAVVIVTTVRGLKLHGGAPTIKPDEHLPSEYLKEDVELVSLGTSNLCKQIQNAIQFNIPVIVAINKFSGDTQSEFDVIKEAALLAGAKSVQIINNWEKGGEGSINLASSINEVVKSEKKAELKYLYDLSSSIEDKLIRIVQTQYGGKDIILSELAQKKMAQFTKLGYDRLPICIAKTQYSLSHDPKLKGIPKDFIFPIIDLRLSAGAKYLYAIAGKIQTMPGLPVHAAYMSIEVDEDGLIQGLK, from the coding sequence ATGCTTTCAagaaatcatttaaaactAAATTACAGCAGCTCGATAAATCTTAGCGCCAAGTCTTTTCTTTGGAAAAGACAATATAAAATCCTGTCTGGAAAATTGCTAGCCAAAAGTATAGTCAATGAGCTAAATGAAGAggtcaaaaaatttaaatctattCGCCAAGATTTCTTACCAAAGTTGCAAATCTTTCAAGTTGGTTCCCGAGAGGATTCTACATCCTATATtaagatgaaattaaaaatcgCCAAGGAGTGTGGTATTGACTGTtctgttaaaaaaatgccTTCCACTATTTCTGAGATGGAATTGATaagagaaataaaaaaggcaaataataatgtaaaTATCCATGGAATACTTGTTCAATTACCTCTGCCAAGTCATTTTTCTGAGAGTTctatttctaattctatCTCACCAATGAAAGATATTGATGGTTTAAACTCTTATAATATTGGAGAACTAGCAAAACGAGATGGCCAACCTTGGTTTACTCCATGCACACCTAAAGGATGTATTGAGCTACTTAAGTCAGCAAATATCACTTTAGAAGGTAAAGATATAGTTGTCATTGGGCGCTCTAATATTGTTGGAAACCCTATGGCCaacttattaaaaaatcacAATGCCACTGTCACCGTTTGTCATCTACAAACGAAAGATCTCAAGAAACATACTAAAAGAGCCgatataattatttctgCAGCAGGGTGCGCTCATTTGATACAGAAAGGacatataaaaaaagatgcCATTGTTATTGATGTAggtatcaattttatttataataaacaGAATCctttaaagaagaaactGGTAGGAGATActgattttgaaaaggTGAAAAACAAAACCTCGTACATAACACCAGTTCCAGGAGGAGTTGGTCCAATGACAATTTGCATGTTGGCAAAAAATGTAATAGAGGCATGCAAgctaaaatttcaaatagaaGAAACAAAACCTAAAATTACTcctttaaaattagaattgaaaTGCCCCTTAGATGAAGacattgaaatttcaagaCAGCAAGAACCTAAGGAAATTATATCCTTAGCAGAGGAACTtggaattaaaaataatgaattagagATACATGGCAATTATATGGCAAAAGTATCTAGCTCTATAACAGACAGACTGAAATACCGCTCTAATGGTCACTATGTACTAGTTTGCGGTATTACTCCAACTCAGTTTGGGGAAGGTAAGTCTACCACTGCTATTGGTCTTGGACAAGCTTTTACTTCACACTTAGGAATCCCATCCATTGTCAATATTAGACAATCATCAATGGGCCCCACATTTGGAATGAAAGGAGGTGCAGCTGGTGGAGGGTACTCTCAAGTAATTCCGATGGATTTGTTTAATCTTCATTTAACGGGAGACATTCATGCCATAACAGCTGCCAATAATCTTCTAGCAGCAGCTATTGATACCCGAATCTTCCATGAAACTCGAATTActgatgatttaaaattgtattTGAAGTTGGTACCTGAACATAACGATAAGAGGTactttaaatcatttatgCTACGAAGACTTCAAAGATTGGGAGTTAAAAAAACAGAtcctaattttttaaatgatgaagaaattcGAGCCTTTTCAAGGCTAAATATTGATCCCAACACGATTACAATTAATAGAACAGTAGACGCTAATGATCGAATGCTCAGGGGAATAACTATTGGAGAATCACCAACTGAGAAAGGACTAACAAGGGAAACAAGGTTTGATATTACAGCCGCATCAGAGTTAATGGCCATAGTGACATTATCAAATGATTTGCATGACAtgaaaaatagaattagTAATATGGTAATtggatttaatttcaacaatAAACCTATAACAGTTGATGATTTAGGACTGACTGGATCATTGACGgctatattaaaaaattcattaaaacCTACATTAATGCAAACATTAGAAGGTACTCCTGCTATGGTACACACTGGCCCATTTGCTAATATTTCCATTGGAAGCTCATCAGTTATTGCTGATAAGATTGGCCTGAAGTTAGTGGGAAGGGATGAAAAGCTTTATCCTAATAAACCATTGGGATATGTAATTACTGAAGCTGGgtttgatttttcaatgGGAGGCGAGAGGTTTTTAGATGTTAAATGTAGATCTTCAGAATTAACACCTGATGCTGTTGTAATTGTAACCACTGTGAGAGGGTTAAAACTTCACGGTGGCGCCCCCACTATAAAACCCGATGAACATTTACCttctgaatatttaaaagaagatgTTGAGTTAGTATCCTTAGGAACATCTAATTTATGtaaacaaattcaaaatgcAATACAATTTAATATTCCAGTGATTGTCGCGATAAACAAATTTTCAGGGGATACACAAAGTGAATTTGATGTTATCAAAGAAGCTGCATTATTAGCAGGTGCTAAATCCgttcaaataattaataactGGGAAAAAGGAGGGGAGGGATCAATAAACTTAGCAAGCTCAATAAACGAAGTGGTTAAAAGTGAGAAGAAAGCAGagttgaaatatttatatgacttatcatcttcaatagAAGATAAATTGATTCGTATAGTTCAAACTCAATATGGTGGTAAAGATATCATACTATCTGAATTAGCTCAGAAAAAGATGGCTCAATTCACTAAATTAGGATATGATCGTTTACCGATCTGTATTGCCAAGACTCAATATTCACTTTCACATGATCCCAAATTAAAAGGTATTCCAAAAGATTTTATATTTCCAATCATAGATTTAAGACTTTCAGCTGGTGCAAAGTATCTATATGCAATTGCAGGcaaaattcaaacaatGCCTGGTTTGCCAGTGCATGCTGCTTATATGAGTATTGAAGTTGATGAAGATGGCTTAATCCAAGGTCttaaataa
- the TBLA0I02170 gene encoding 60S ribosomal protein eL19 (similar to Saccharomyces cerevisiae RPL19B (YBL027W) and RPL19A (YBR084C-A); ancestral locus Anc_3.312) — protein sequence MANLRTQKRLAASVIGVGKRKVWMDPNETSEIAQANSRESIRRLVKNGTIVKKAVTVHSRSRTRAYALSKRNGRHTGYGKRKGTAEARLPSQVVWIRRLRVLRRLLSKYRDAGKIDKHLYHVLYNEAKGNAFKHKRALVEHIIQAKADSQREKAMKEESEARRMKNRAARERRAQRIAEKREALLKEDA from the exons AT GGCTAACTTGCGTACTCAAAAGAGACTTGCCGCTTCTGTTATCGGTGTTGGTAAGAGAAAGGTCTGGATGGACCCAAATGAAACTTCTGAAATTGCTCAAGCCAATTCCAGAGAATCCATCAGAAGATTAGTCAAGAATGGTACTATTGTCAAGAAGGCTGTTACCGTCCACTCTAGATCTAGAACTAGAGCTTACGCTTTATCCAAGAGAAACGGTCGTCACACTGGTTACGGTAAGAGAAAGGGTACTGCTGAAGCTCGTTTACCTTCTCAAGTCGTCTGGATTAGAAGATTACGTGTCTTGAGAAGACTTTTGTCTAAATACCGTGATGCTGGTAAGATTGACAAGCACTTATACCACGTTTTATACAATGAAGCCAAGGGTAACGCTTTCAAGCACAAGAGAGCTTTAGTTGAACACATCATTCAAGCCAAGGCTGATTCTCAACGTGAAAAGGCTATGAAGGAAGAATCCGAAGCTAGAAGAATGAAGAACAGAGCTGCTCGTGAAAGAAGAGCTCAAAGAATTGCTGAAAAGAGAGAAGCTTTATTAAAGGAAGATGcttaa
- the TBLA0I02180 gene encoding uncharacterized protein (similar to Saccharomyces cerevisiae YBL028C; ancestral locus Anc_3.313) gives MAKSLRAKAPLKSKSVIRHEVFQKVVDCRASRISDKLKQDLIDQKLKELKSKNPDGMEVEINVDDLKKEETKVDYSKIKTSGWRASQYKKNKMARKTKKKGSFTRF, from the coding sequence ATGGCTAAATCATTACGTGCTAAGGCTCCATTAAAATCCAAATCTGTTATTCGTCATGAAGTGTTTCAAAAGGTGGTTGATTGTAGAGCCTCAAGAATTtctgataaattaaaacaagATTTGATtgatcaaaaattaaaagaattaaagaGCAAGAACCCTGACGGTATGGAGGTGGAAATCAATGTTGATGatttaaagaaagaagaaacCAAGGTggattattcaaaaatcaAGACATCTGGCTGGAGAGCATCTCAATATAAGAAGAACAAAATGGCAAGAAAGACTAAGAAGAAGGGATCTTTTACTAGATTCTAA
- the TBLA0I02190 gene encoding uncharacterized protein (similar to Saccharomyces cerevisiae YBL029C-A; ancestral locus Anc_3.315): MFLFIPILCGVNSRDTNYIPKKKKDQEVLSAGEYQGLYCPHCHNYSVSPIKNRKVFELYFIPLIPFKAHKQLHCSICNWRQNVNSDYELNTIVKSQKNIKMG, from the coding sequence atgtttttatttatacCAATTCTTTGTGGTGTTAATAGTAGGGATACTAATTATATAcccaagaaaaaaaaagatcaaGAGGTATTGAGTGCTGGGGAGTATCAAGGGTTGTACTGTCCACATTGTCATAATTATAGTGTGAGTCCGATCAAGAATCGTAAAGTGTTCGAACTCTATTTCATTCCATTGATTCCTTTCAAAGCACATAAACAATTACATTGTTCTATATGTAATTGGAGACAAAATGTTAATTCTGATTATGAATTGAATACGATAGTCAAAagtcaaaaaaatatcaaaatggGGTGA
- the SHE1 gene encoding She1p (similar to Saccharomyces cerevisiae SHE1 (YBL031W); ancestral locus Anc_3.317), with product MANNTIDPEYDLLTNLSTSKRIGSDVLQELNSRTKSKLHPSSNIYTTNHTSVLFTPNKRTPLNHIDNPDTVKRLKLEEPTDTIAKHNQINEITRRIRKLRLRTNGLTTPSASSSDHLDKSEKIKNSQSRKKRLSIQPIQMPTQPISQPIAQPMAQKPSSNDTYLSAKLLLSSLNTQKTHSTPLSNDKQFNSKPASDSLSLLHSIDTTLPTSPIATQKITPIAHQKIRNNTNQRKPPTPSVFERLYSQSKSTITTTPTTNSHMSRSSTLNNLSSRSISSNSTRLPRSTTSYNINSRIPSQTINSGIPSSHTINSGIPSSHTINSGIPSSHTINSGIPSSHSINSRIPSHTINSRIPSTSSTSTTRTLPKSSTMNNLAHTVTHTRINSTTRIPTKPLKKSTTTANLRSASLPSNTTSSSRPAWR from the coding sequence ATGGCGAACAATACTATAGACCCAGAGTACGATCTATTGACAAACCTGTCCACTTCCAAAAGAATAGGTTCCGATGTCCttcaagaattaaactCCAGAACAAAATCTAAATTACACCCTTCATCAAACATCTACACCACCAACCATACCTCGGTACTTTTCACCCCAAACAAGAGAACTCCGCTCAATCACATAGATAACCCAGACACTGTGAAACGATTGAAATTGGAGGAACCCACCGACACCATCGCCAAACACAATCAAATCAATGAGATCACTCGACGAATTAGAAAACTTAGGTTAAGAACAAACGGTCTCACAACACCTTCTGCATCCTCCTCAGATCATCTAGACAAATCAGAAAAGATTAAGAATTCTCAATCTCGAAAAAAACGATTGTCCATCCAACCAATCCAAATGCCAACCCAACCCATTTCACAGCCCATTGCACAACCCATGGCCCAAAAGCCTTCATCTAATGACACGTATCTATCAGCAAAACTATTACTTTCCTCGTTAAACACGCAAAAAACTCACTCCACTCCACTTTCCAATGACAAACAATTTAATAGCAAGCCTGCTTCAGATTCACTCTCACTACTACATTCCATAGACACTACCTTACCTACGTCCCCCATTGCAACTCAAAAAATTACACCCATTGCTCATCAAAAGATACGAAACAACACCAACCAAAGGAAACCCCCCACTCCATCAGTCTTTGAAAGACTTTATTCACAATCCAAATCCACAATCACAACTACTCCCACAACAAACTCTCACATGTCAAGAAGTTCCActcttaataatttatcctCTCGTTCTATCTCATCAAATTCTACAAGATTACCAAGAAGTACCACCTCGTATAACATCAATTCAAGAATACCCTCACAAACTATTAACTCAGGAATACCCTCCTCCCATACGATCAACTCAGGAATACCCTCCTCCCATACGATCAACTCAGGAATACCCTCCTCCCATACGATCAACTCAGGAATACCCTCCTCCCATTCGATCAACTCAAGAATACCCTCCCATACGATCAACTCAAGAATACCCAGTACATCCTCTACTTCAACCACTCGTACTCTCCCCAAGAGTAGCACAATGAACAATTTGGCTCACACCGTTACTCATACTCGAATAAATTCAACAACACGTATCCCCACTAaacctttgaaaaaaagtacCACTACAGCAAACTTACGTTCAGCAAGTTTACCTTCAAATACAACTTCAAGCTCTCGCCCCGCTTGGAGATGA
- the TBLA0I02210 gene encoding uncharacterized protein (similar to Saccharomyces cerevisiae YBR085C-A; ancestral locus Anc_3.320), with product MSTLLYSQHPSSNNSSASFLNSAPVEISTVKGYQDFLNARKTPTNTIFSDDKTSAYVLASDVVIATVRGRAMEHLLAMAGETD from the coding sequence ATGTCAACTCTATTATACTCTCAACATCCTTCCTCTAATAACTCATCTGCCTCATTTTTGAACAGTGCTCCCGTGGAGATTTCTACTGTTAAAGGTTACCAAGATTTCCTAAATGCCAGAAAGACCCCTACCAACACAATCTTTAGCGATGACAAGACTAGTGCGTACGTCTTGGCTAGCGACGTTGTGATCGCCACTGTCCGTGGTCGTGCCATGGAACACTTATTGGCCATGGCTGGGGAAACCGACTAG